TGAGGAGGATTCGTTACCTGCGGAGATGCCAGTTGAATATAAACCACCCTTGCCAGAGGAACAAGTCGATTATCAACCTTCGATAGAGTCACGTATCCTACAAATGTATAAACAAGGGGCTACTGTGGAGCAAATTGCAAAGCGTTTAGACCGTGGCACAACAGAAATTGAACTTACGCTGAAATTTCAATTAAGAATGTCATAATTATTCTTGCTTGGAATGGTGTCGTATGATATATTTATTTTTGGTGTTAGTACACACGCTTGTCGATTCATGCGGGTGGTGCTCATGTAATGAGTTCCGTAATGAAGATGAGACAGGCGGAGGATAACAAATAACCATTAGGAGGAAACATCATGTCAGTAATTTCTATGAAACAGCTTTTAGAAGCTGGTGTTCATTTCGGACACCAAACTCGTCGTTGGAATCCAAAGATGAAAAAATACATCTTCACGGAGCGTAACGGCATTTACATCATCGACCTTCAGAAAACAGTTAAGAAGGTAGATGAAGCATTTAACTACGTTAAGGAAGTAGCGGCTAACGGCGGTAACGTCCTTTTCGTTGGTACTAAAAAGCAAGCACAAGAATCCGTTAAGGAAGAAGCAACTCGTGCTGGTCAGTACTACATCAACCAACGTTGGTTAGGTGGAACACTTACGAACTTCCAAACAATCCGTAAACGTATTGCTCGTCTTAAAGATATCGAGCGTATGGAAGAAGACGGTACATTCGACGTACTTCCTAAAAAAGAAGTTGTAGAACTTCTTAAAGAAAAAGAACGTCTTGTTAAATTCCTTGGCGGTATTAAAAATATGGAAAGTCTTCCGGACGTAATGTTCATTATCGACCCACGTAAAGAGCGCATCGCTGTAGCGGAAGCTCACAAATTAAACATTCCGATCGTTGGTATCGTTGACACTAACTGTGATCCAGACGAAATCGACTATGTTATCCCTGCGAACGATGACGCAATTCGCGCTGTTAAACTTCTTACTTCTAAGATGGCAGACGCTGTTCTTGAAGCTAAACAAGGTGAAGAAACTGAAGAAGTTCAAGCTGAAGAAGCAGAAACAGCTGCTGAATAAGGAAGGTTTGAAAGGTGATAAGAGGGATTAACCTTTTATCACCTTTTTTAAAGAAAACATAGGAATGGTATTCGTTCTTTAATGAGAAGCAGAGTGATTAGCGTTGCTTTTGCTTTTCTTTGAAACATAATATCGAACATTTAAGGAGGATTTTATAATGGCTGTAACAGCAAAACAGGTTAAAGAACTACGCGAACAAACGGGCGCGGGTATGATGGATTGTAAAAAAGCCCTTACTGAAACTGATGGTGATATGGAAAAAGCGGTTGAATGGTTACGCGAAAAAGGTATTTCTAAAGCTGCGAAGAAAGCAGATCGTATCGCTGCAGAAGGTTCTGCTTCCATCGAAGTAGACGGAAATACTGCTGTAATCTTTGAATTAAACGCTGAAACTGACTTCGTTACAAAGAACGATCAGTTCAAAGCAATGCTTTCTGAGCTAGGTCAGCATCTTGTGAAGCAACAACCAGCAACTGTTGAAGAAGCTCTTGAGCAACCACTTCACGGTGAAGGTGATTCTCTTCAAGATTACATCACTTCTCAGGTAGCAAAAATCGGAGAGAAAATTTCTCTTCGTCGTTTCGAAATCGTCACAAAAGGTGATAACGATGCATTCGGTGCTTACACTCACATGGGTGGTCGTATTGGTGTACTATCTGTTCTTGAAGGTACAACTGATGAAGCTGTAGCGAAAGATATTGCTATGCACGCAGCTGCTGTTAACCCTCGTTATGTAACTCGTGACGAAGTTCCTGAAGAGGAAATAAACGGCGAGCGTGAAGTGCTTAAGAAAGAGGCGCTTAACGAAGGTAAGCCTGAGCATATCGTAGAAAAAATGGTTGAAGGCCGTCTAAACAAATTCTACGAAGGTATTGTTCTTACTGAGCAAGCATTTGTTAAAGACCCAGACCAAAAAGTTAAGCAATATGTATCTGAAAAAGGTGCTTCCATTAAAGGCTTTGTACGTTACGAAGTAGGCGAAGGCATGGAGAAGAAAGAAGAAAACTTCGCTGAAGAAGTAATGAACCAAGTAAATAAATAAAAATATGATAGCTTAAGTGGAATAGGGGACACGTGGTGTTCCCTATTTTCAAAAGCTTACATAAATGTGATATGGAGGTTATTATGACAACAGCTCACTATCGTCGTGTTGTATTAAAGTTGAGTGGTGAAGCGTTAAGCGGTGAAGAAGGATACGGAATCGATCCTGCTGTTATTCAATCCGTGGCTCGCCAGGTTAAGGAAATTTCTGAGTTAGGTGTTGAAGTCGCAGTTGTTGTTGGTGGCGGAAACATTTGGCGTGGGAAAGTAGGCAGCGAAGTTGGCATGGATCGTGCGACAGCTGACTATATGGGGATGCTGGCTACTGTTATGAATTCTTTAGCCATGCAAGACAGTCTTGAGAATATTGGAATTCCTACACGCGTTCAAACGTCTATTGAAATGCGACAAGTAGCTGAACCATATATTCGCCGTAAGGCAATTCGTCATCTTGAGAAAAAACGAGTGGTCATTTTTGCTGCTGGTACAGGAAATCCGTATTTCTCTACCGATACTACCGCGGCATTGCGTGCTGCTGAGATTGAAGCAGATGTCATCTTAATGGCTAAAAACAACGTAGACGGCGTTTATAATGATGATCCGAAGCAAAATAAAGATGCGAAAAAATACGAAGAGCTATCTTATCTTGATGTTCTAAATGAGGGATTAGGGGTTATGGATTCTACAGCCTCTTCCTTATGCATGGACAATGACATTCCACTTCTAGTATTCTCGATTACGGAAGAAGGAAATATTAAAAAAGCCGTTCTTGGCGATCAAATAGGAACTATTGTGAGGGGGAAATAACATGCCTAAAACAGTATTACAACAAACAAAAGAACAAATGGAAGAAGCCGTACGCGCCTTTACACGTCAATTAGCTACAGTTCGTGCAGGTCGTGCGAACCCATCCATCCTTGATGGTGTAAAAGTCGATTACTATGGTGCTGTTGTACCATTGAATCAATTAGCAACGATCTCTGCTCCAGAAGCACGTATGCTCGTTATCACTCCATTTGATAAGTCTTCAATCAGTGAGATTGAAAAAGCTATTCAAAAAGCTGATCTAGGTCTTTCGCCATCTAGTGATGGTAACATCGTGCGTATTAATATTCCGGCTCTTAACGAACAACGTCGTAAGGACCTTGTTAAAGTCGTGAAGAAATATACAGAAGAAGCAAAAGTCCAAGTCCGTAATGTGCGTCGTGATTCAAATGATCAACTGAAAAAGCTTGAAAAAGACGGTGACATTACAGAAGATGAACTGCGCAGCTATCAAGATGATGTTCAAAAAGAAACGGATAAAAACATCGGTGAGATTGATAAAGTTGCGAAGACTAAAGAAGAAGAAATCATGGAAGTTTAATGTGTTTCCTTGTACAATGAATGATGAACCCTCTTATTAGAAGGGGGTTTTTCATTTTTTAGCTAGTCAAGGTAGGCAAATGATTGGCTTTCGCTTCAAAGCGAAAGCCACATTTTTCTATACACATACTATTAACGCCCCGTAATGGAGGATCTCGTATGGTACTAAAACTTCCTTTTTTCAAGAAAAAGGCATCGTCAGAATCAATACAACTAGATCGTACTAATATTCCAAGGCACGTTGCCATTATTATGGACGGAAACGGAAGATGGGCAAAGAAGCGTGGACTACCACGGGTTGCTGGCCATAAAGAAGGAATGAACGTAGTAAAAAAAATCGTTCGACGGGCAACGGATTTAAATGTAGGCGTCCTCACTCTTTATGCGTTTTCTACAGAAAATTGGAAACGGCCTAAAAACGAAGTAGAATTTATTATGAAATTACCTGATGAGTTTCTCAATACATATTTACCAGAATTGATTGAGAATAATGTCAGAGTTCAGACCATAGGGCATATTGAAAAGCTTCCCCCACATACCAAAAAAGCTGTTGAAAATGCAAAAGATCAGACCAAACGTAATACTGGCCTCATTTTGAACTTTGCGCTTAACTATGGGGGCCGTGACGAAATTGTACAAGCGGTGCGTCAGGTAGCAAAAGATGTAATAGATGAAAATGAAGATCCTTCAATCATCTCAGAGGAGATGATTGAATCTCACCTTTACACACATACATTACCAGATCCTGACCTGCTCATTCGCACGAGTGGAGAACAACGCTTAAGCAATTACTTGTTATGGCAGCTTGCCTATGCTGAATTTTGGTTTACAGAAGTGTTATGGCCTGACTTTGATGAAGGTCAATTCGAAAAAGCTCTCCATGATTATCAGAAACGAAAGCGACGTTATGGAGGGGTATAAGGTGTTGAAATTGTTATGAAACAACGAATCGTTACGGCGATTATATTTGGCTTGTTAATCATTCCTATATTTTTCTTTGGTCAACTTCCGTTTGTGATCCTTATTTATGGGTTCGCAACAATTGGTCTTGCAGAATTAATGAGAATGAGACGAATTTCGCCTATCTCCTTTCCAGGAGTCATTTCGTTTGTCCATCTATGGGTACTATTAGCTCCTGAAGAGACATTCTCAGGGGTCGTAGATATGACAAAAGCAGAATTCACTCTACTAGCTGTGTTTATCTTGCTTGGGTACACAGTACTTGTGAAGAACAAATTCACATTTGATGAAACAGGGTTTTTACTGCTTTCTGCTGTGTATGTTGGAATGGGCTTTTACTATTTAATTGCGACAAGAAATGTAGAGGATTTTGGCGTTCACTATGTATTTTTTACATTGTTGCTAATCTGGGCAACCGATACAGGTGCTTTCTTTTTCGGGAAATTTTTGGGCAAACGAAAGTTATGGCCACAAATTAGTCCTAAGAAAACAATTGAAGGCTCTTTGGGAGGCATTTTGTTGGCCTGTGTGGTCGCTGTGGTGTTCCAACTACTCGTTCCACTCGACAAGTCTATGTTTGTTGTGATTGCCGGAGCGGTCCTCATAGCTGTGTTTGGTCAGATTGGAGATCTAGTTGAATCAGCTTATAAGCGCCATTATTCCGTTAAGGATTCAGGGAAGTTACTACCTGGACATGGAGGCGTGTTAGATCGTTTTGATAGCTTGATATTTGTGCTGCCCATTCTGCATTTTATCCAATTTATATCATAGGATTAAATTAGCATAGGAGCGTGTATGATGAAACATATTGCTTTACTAGGGGCTACTGGTTCAATCGGTATTCAAACGACTGATGTCATCCGTAACCACCCCGAAGAGTTTAATCTATTTGCGATGGCTTTTCGCCGGAATGTAGAAAAAGCTTTGCCATTAATAAGAGAATTTGATCCGGAGATTATAGTCGTTCAAAGTGAAGAAACAAAGGCTGAGCTTATCGAAGCAAACGTACAAGCTGACGTATTAGTAGGTTCTGTTGCCATGAAGGAGATTGCCACTCATGACCATGTAGATGTGTTAGTGAATGCTGTAATGGGAAGTGTGGGGCTAGAAGCAACCCTTGGAGCGATTGAGTCCCGTAAGCAAGTAGCGCTTGCGAATAAAGAAACGCTCGTAACAGCTGGACACTTAGTAATGGAAGCAGCCAAAAGAAACGGTGTCGATATCCTTCCTGTAGACAGCGAACATTCAGCGATTTATCAATGTTTAAATGGAGAGAACCATTCGGACATTCATAAGCTTACCCTCACGGCTTCAGGAGGGAGCTTCAGAGATAAGGCGAGGTCTGAGCTTGAGGGTGTTACCGTTGAGGACGCTCTTAATCATCCGAATTGGAGCATGGGCGCAAAAATTACAATTGATTCAGCAACAATGATGAATAAAGGGCTTGAAGTTATTGAAGCGCACTGGCTATTTGATATCCCTTATGACGATATTGATGTTATTCAGCATCGTGAAAGCGTCATTCACTCCATGGTTGAATTTAATGATAAAAGCGTAATGGCTCAATTAGGTACCCCGGATATGCGTGTGCCCATTCAGTACGCGCTGACTTATCCAAATCGACTTGAAATGAAAGATACGAAAACGTTAAACTTAGTAGAAATAGGCAAACTCCATTTTGAAGAAATGGACTTTGAACGTTTTCCATGTCTACGTATGGCCTATGAAGCTGGAAGAGCCGGAGGAACAATGCCTACTGTACTTAATGCGGCTAATGAGCAGGCGGTAGCGCTCTTTTTAGAAGGGGATATTGATTTCCTTAGGATTGAATCGCTGATCGAACGTGCACTCAGCGAACATGAGTTAATTGAAAGGCCTTCTCTTGAAACAATTGTAGAGGTTGATCAGGAAACACGAGCAAGAGTTAAATCTTACGTAAAATAAAAGGTAGGTGCTATTTTTGCCGACTATATTAGCATTTATATTCATGTTTGGATTGCTTGTTTTTGTACATGAACTAGGTCACTTGATATTTGCTAAGCGTGCAGGTATGTTAGCTCGTGAGTTTGCAATAGGATTTGGACCAAAGATCTTTTCATTCATGAAGAACGAAACGCTCTATACAATCCGATTATTACCTATTGGTGGGTATGTTCGCGTTGCAGGGGAAGACCCTGAAATTGTGGAATTAAAACCAGGACACCATATTGGGCTTGAATTCAGCCAAGCTGGTAAGGTAAACCGGATTATTGTGAATAACAAATCGAAATATCCTAATGCAAGAGTGATTGAGGTTGAACAAGCTGATTTAGATCATAAGCTTATGATTCAGGGTTATGAGATTGATGAAGATGAAAAACTCATTTTTGATGTTGAACCAGATGCTCTGTTTGTCATGGATGAGAAAGAAACTCAAATCGCTCCTTATGATCGCCAATTTGCATCGAAGACGGTTCCACAGCGGGCCATGCAGTTGTTTGCTGGGCCTATGATGAACTTCTTACTTGCGATTGTCATCTTCTATCTGCTCGCTATGATTCAAGGGGTCCCTTCTAATGACTCTACACTAGGTAAGTTAACAGAAGATGGTCCTGCTCAAGAAGCTGGGTTACAGCAGGGGGATAAAGTAGCTGCAGTTGGTGGTGAGAACGTTGGAACATGGGTTGAGTTTGTTGAAATTATTCAAGAAAAACCTAATGAAACGGTAGAACTATCCATTGTACGCGACGGAGAGAACTTAATGGTTCCTGTTAAGACAGGCGTAATGGAACGAAATGGTGAAGAAGTCGGAAAAATTGGTGTATTCCAACCCAAAGAAAAATCCATGACCACTCTCGCAACCTATGGTTTTACAAAAACATATGAAATCACTACAATGATTTTGACGAATCTAGGGCAACTGGTTACAGGTCAATTATCGATTGATCAGTTATCTGGACCCGTGGGAATTTACAATGCAACAGATGAAGTTGTGAGTATGAGCTGGGCTAATTACTTGCCATGGATCGCTATGTTAAGTATTAACCTTGGGATTATTAATTTGGTTCCTCTTCCAGCCCTCGATGGAGGACGCCTTCTATTCGTTGGTGTAGAAGCAGTAAGAGGGAAGCCAATTGAACCGCAGAAAGAAGCCATTGTCCATTTCATTGGTTTTGCACTTCTCATGTTACTCATGATTGTTGTAACATGGAATGATATTCAACGATTATTTTTATAAGTAAATAGAGAGACGAGGTGAATTAGGATGAAACAGAGTGAAATGCTCTTACCTACCCTACGTGAAAATCCTGCTGATGCAGAGATTAAAAGTCATCAATTATTAGTTCGTGCCGGTTTCATCCGAAAAGTAGCTTCTGGTATATATTCCTTTTTACCAGCAGGTACAAAAGTGCTACGAAAAGTAGAGGCAGTAGTTCGAGAAGAAATGGAAAATGCGGGCGCAATGGAAATGAATATGACAGCCCTTCAACCAGCTGAACACTGGAAAGAAACAGGGCGTTGGAATACATTCGGCCCTGAGTTAATGCGTATGCATGATCGCCACAATCGTGAATTTGCCCTTGGTGCTACTCATGAAGAAGAAGTAACAGCCATCATTCGCGATGAAGTGAAAAGTTATAAACAATTACCATTAACGGTTTATCAAATTCAATCAAAGTTCCGTGATGAAAAACGCCCTCGTTTTGGGTTACTTCGAGGAAGAGAATTCCTAATGAAGGATGCTTACTCTTTCCACAGCACACAAGAAAGTCTTGATCAGGCCTATGAGCGTATTTTTAGAGCTTATAAAAACATCTTCACACGTCTTGGATTAAACTTCCGTGCTGTTATAGCTGATTCTGGTGCCATGGGTGGTAAAGATACTCATGAATTTATGGTGCTATCAGAAGTTGGGGAAGATACAATTGCATATTCGGATCAAAGTAATTATGCGGCCAATATAGAAATGGCTCCTGTCGTAACTTCATATGAGCCGTCTTCTGAGCAACCAAAAGATCGGGAAAAGATAGCAACTCCTAATTGTAAGACAATGGCAGAAGCTGCGGAAGCTCTTGGACATTCTCTTGAAGAAGGAATTAAAGCGATTATGTTCAAGCTAGACGATGAAAAGTTAGTTATGGTTCTAACCCGCGGTGATCATGAAGTAAACGATGTGAAGTTAAAGAATCTATATGATGCTAGCTTAATTGATCTTGCTTCTGAAGAAGAAGTGAAAGCAGCCATTGGTGCTGGTTTTGGCTCATTAGGTCCTGTAGGCGCATCAGAAACAGTAGAGATCGTGGCTGACAATGCTGTGAAGAGTCTTGTAAATGCTACTTGTGGAGCTAATGAAGATGGTTTCCACTTTAAAAATGTCACACCAGGCCATGATTTTGAAGTGACTCATTATGCTGACCTTCGCTTTATACAAGAAGGAGATCCTTCTCCAGATGGTGAAGGCACAATTCAATTTGCCAAAGGAATTGAAGTGGGACACGTATTCAAGTTAGGCCAGTTTTACGCAGAGAAAATGGGAGCAAACTTCCTAGATGAGAACGGGAAGAACCAAACACTTATCATGGGTTGTTACGGTATTGGTGTATCTCGTACACTAGCCTCTATTGTTGAGCAGTATCATGATGATGCTGGGATTACTTGGCCAAAGCAAGTGGCTCCATATCACGTTCATCTTTTAGCCCTTAATGTGAAAAAAGACGAACAAAAAGAATTAGCTGAACGTCTTTATGCTACTCTAAAAGAGAAAGGCATTGAGGTTTTATATGATGATCGAAAAGAGCGTGCAGGTGTTAAATTTGCTGATAGCGACCTTATTGGTATACCACTTCGGATTACAGTAGGTAAACGTGCCGATGAAGGTGTCGTAGAAAGTAAAATTCGTGTAACAGGCGAACAAGCCGAGGTACACGAAAGTGAACTAGTTGAACATATTGAAGCACTATTAAAAGAATTGTAAGTGGAAAATAGGTACCTTCGTCAGCGAAGGTACCTCTCTTTGCTTATGAAGGGGAGGATATGTAGCATGGACCTTTCGCAATTAGAAAAAATGCAGTTGCTCCTAAAGCAAATCGAAATGCCAGAAGATCTTGTGAATGCCCATTTTCAAGATAGCAAGTTAACAAAACTATCCGTGCACAAACCAACAAAGGAATGGCACTTTTACTTTTATATTCCAACCGTGTTACCACCAGAGGTATACGCTGTGTTCACTTCGAAGTTGTATGAAGCTTTTCATCATATAGCTACGATTACATGGTCAATTGAAACAGGCGAAAAGAAATTAGATGAAGACAGCATTTGTGATTACTGGATGCACTTTGTTAAATCAATACCTGATCTATCTCCTGCCTATAAAGACCTCCTTCATGAACAGCGCCCAAAAATTGAAGGAAACAAATTGGTTTTGCATGCACGGAATGATGCTGAAGCTCATGCTTTAAAGCGTCGATTAAGTGAACCTTTCCAGGCGTTTTGTAATCGTGTAGGGGCTTCTCTGTATGTGTTAACGGTTGAAGTGAGTTCTTCTGAGGAAGCACTTGAGCAATTCAAACAACAGAAGAAACAAGAAGATAAAGACATTGTTCAAAAAGCGATTCAAGAAAAGGAACAACGTGCGAAAGATAAAGATGATGATGAAGTCCTTCATGATGGGCCACTTCTTATTGGTTATAACATTAAAGATGTTCCTGATAAGATTGAGTCTATTCAAGAAGAAGAAAATACGATGGTTATTCAAGGGTAT
The nucleotide sequence above comes from Pontibacillus chungwhensis. Encoded proteins:
- the rpsB gene encoding 30S ribosomal protein S2 produces the protein MSVISMKQLLEAGVHFGHQTRRWNPKMKKYIFTERNGIYIIDLQKTVKKVDEAFNYVKEVAANGGNVLFVGTKKQAQESVKEEATRAGQYYINQRWLGGTLTNFQTIRKRIARLKDIERMEEDGTFDVLPKKEVVELLKEKERLVKFLGGIKNMESLPDVMFIIDPRKERIAVAEAHKLNIPIVGIVDTNCDPDEIDYVIPANDDAIRAVKLLTSKMADAVLEAKQGEETEEVQAEEAETAAE
- the pyrH gene encoding UMP kinase, which codes for MTTAHYRRVVLKLSGEALSGEEGYGIDPAVIQSVARQVKEISELGVEVAVVVGGGNIWRGKVGSEVGMDRATADYMGMLATVMNSLAMQDSLENIGIPTRVQTSIEMRQVAEPYIRRKAIRHLEKKRVVIFAAGTGNPYFSTDTTAALRAAEIEADVILMAKNNVDGVYNDDPKQNKDAKKYEELSYLDVLNEGLGVMDSTASSLCMDNDIPLLVFSITEEGNIKKAVLGDQIGTIVRGK
- the frr gene encoding ribosome recycling factor, encoding MPKTVLQQTKEQMEEAVRAFTRQLATVRAGRANPSILDGVKVDYYGAVVPLNQLATISAPEARMLVITPFDKSSISEIEKAIQKADLGLSPSSDGNIVRINIPALNEQRRKDLVKVVKKYTEEAKVQVRNVRRDSNDQLKKLEKDGDITEDELRSYQDDVQKETDKNIGEIDKVAKTKEEEIMEV
- a CDS encoding isoprenyl transferase, which encodes MVLKLPFFKKKASSESIQLDRTNIPRHVAIIMDGNGRWAKKRGLPRVAGHKEGMNVVKKIVRRATDLNVGVLTLYAFSTENWKRPKNEVEFIMKLPDEFLNTYLPELIENNVRVQTIGHIEKLPPHTKKAVENAKDQTKRNTGLILNFALNYGGRDEIVQAVRQVAKDVIDENEDPSIISEEMIESHLYTHTLPDPDLLIRTSGEQRLSNYLLWQLAYAEFWFTEVLWPDFDEGQFEKALHDYQKRKRRYGGV
- a CDS encoding phosphatidate cytidylyltransferase gives rise to the protein MKQRIVTAIIFGLLIIPIFFFGQLPFVILIYGFATIGLAELMRMRRISPISFPGVISFVHLWVLLAPEETFSGVVDMTKAEFTLLAVFILLGYTVLVKNKFTFDETGFLLLSAVYVGMGFYYLIATRNVEDFGVHYVFFTLLLIWATDTGAFFFGKFLGKRKLWPQISPKKTIEGSLGGILLACVVAVVFQLLVPLDKSMFVVIAGAVLIAVFGQIGDLVESAYKRHYSVKDSGKLLPGHGGVLDRFDSLIFVLPILHFIQFIS
- the dxr gene encoding 1-deoxy-D-xylulose-5-phosphate reductoisomerase — encoded protein: MKHIALLGATGSIGIQTTDVIRNHPEEFNLFAMAFRRNVEKALPLIREFDPEIIVVQSEETKAELIEANVQADVLVGSVAMKEIATHDHVDVLVNAVMGSVGLEATLGAIESRKQVALANKETLVTAGHLVMEAAKRNGVDILPVDSEHSAIYQCLNGENHSDIHKLTLTASGGSFRDKARSELEGVTVEDALNHPNWSMGAKITIDSATMMNKGLEVIEAHWLFDIPYDDIDVIQHRESVIHSMVEFNDKSVMAQLGTPDMRVPIQYALTYPNRLEMKDTKTLNLVEIGKLHFEEMDFERFPCLRMAYEAGRAGGTMPTVLNAANEQAVALFLEGDIDFLRIESLIERALSEHELIERPSLETIVEVDQETRARVKSYVK
- the rseP gene encoding RIP metalloprotease RseP — protein: MPTILAFIFMFGLLVFVHELGHLIFAKRAGMLAREFAIGFGPKIFSFMKNETLYTIRLLPIGGYVRVAGEDPEIVELKPGHHIGLEFSQAGKVNRIIVNNKSKYPNARVIEVEQADLDHKLMIQGYEIDEDEKLIFDVEPDALFVMDEKETQIAPYDRQFASKTVPQRAMQLFAGPMMNFLLAIVIFYLLAMIQGVPSNDSTLGKLTEDGPAQEAGLQQGDKVAAVGGENVGTWVEFVEIIQEKPNETVELSIVRDGENLMVPVKTGVMERNGEEVGKIGVFQPKEKSMTTLATYGFTKTYEITTMILTNLGQLVTGQLSIDQLSGPVGIYNATDEVVSMSWANYLPWIAMLSINLGIINLVPLPALDGGRLLFVGVEAVRGKPIEPQKEAIVHFIGFALLMLLMIVVTWNDIQRLFL
- a CDS encoding proline--tRNA ligase, whose amino-acid sequence is MKQSEMLLPTLRENPADAEIKSHQLLVRAGFIRKVASGIYSFLPAGTKVLRKVEAVVREEMENAGAMEMNMTALQPAEHWKETGRWNTFGPELMRMHDRHNREFALGATHEEEVTAIIRDEVKSYKQLPLTVYQIQSKFRDEKRPRFGLLRGREFLMKDAYSFHSTQESLDQAYERIFRAYKNIFTRLGLNFRAVIADSGAMGGKDTHEFMVLSEVGEDTIAYSDQSNYAANIEMAPVVTSYEPSSEQPKDREKIATPNCKTMAEAAEALGHSLEEGIKAIMFKLDDEKLVMVLTRGDHEVNDVKLKNLYDASLIDLASEEEVKAAIGAGFGSLGPVGASETVEIVADNAVKSLVNATCGANEDGFHFKNVTPGHDFEVTHYADLRFIQEGDPSPDGEGTIQFAKGIEVGHVFKLGQFYAEKMGANFLDENGKNQTLIMGCYGIGVSRTLASIVEQYHDDAGITWPKQVAPYHVHLLALNVKKDEQKELAERLYATLKEKGIEVLYDDRKERAGVKFADSDLIGIPLRITVGKRADEGVVESKIRVTGEQAEVHESELVEHIEALLKEL